A genomic stretch from Oncorhynchus gorbuscha isolate QuinsamMale2020 ecotype Even-year linkage group LG20, OgorEven_v1.0, whole genome shotgun sequence includes:
- the cdc26 gene encoding anaphase-promoting complex subunit CDC26: MLRRKPTRLELKLDDTEEFESVKKELESRKKQRDEVDVVGVAMSSDMVGAGGGTGDGKTREQMINERIGYKPHPKPNTLPSLFGNLQF, encoded by the exons ATGCTGCGCAGAAAGCCCACCCGTCTGGAGCTGAAGTTGGATGACACGGAGGAGTTTGAGAGTGTCAAGAAAGAGCTTGAG AGTCGGAAGAAACAGCGAGATGAGGTGGATGTTGTTGGCGTGGCGATGTCGAGTGACATGGTGGGGGCCGGTGGTGGAACAGGGGATGGGAAGACACGGGAACAGATGATCAATGAGAGAATAGGCTACAAGCCCCATCCTAAACCCAACACCTTGCCATCACTCTTTGGAAACCTGCAATTTTAG